The sequence below is a genomic window from Brevibacillus laterosporus.
CAAAAATTCAATCTTGAGTATGGTCGTCATGTTCAGCATATCAACAAATCAACACTGGATGGGCTAAAAGGGTATCGTTGGCCAGGTAACGTTCGTGAGCTTGAAAATATTTTGGGACGAGCTATTATTCACATGAAATTTACTGAAGTCGAGATCATGCCACATCATTTGCCACCCTTGGAACGCACTCATGTTCCGCAAGGTGAGTCAACGCAGCAAAAGCCAGCTAGTAGGGAGAATAGAACCTTAAAACAAGCTGTCGAAGAAGCAGAAAAACAATGTATTTTACAAGAGTTACAAAAGGCAAAAGGCAATCGAACGGAAGCAGCTAAGCAATTAGGTGTATCATTACGTAATCTGTATTATAAAATGGAGAAACTAGGCATTTTAGAAACGAATCCACAAGAAGGTTTGTGAATATCTGCAAAATTTTGCGTGCAAAGGATTGCAAAGTTATGCAAAATATTTCATCATAGAGAAAGTGAAACCGTGTTGTTCACATCCTCTCCACCAATTGTTCACAATCATCTTATGGGTTGGCATGCTTATTGCTTTAGTAAGTAGGTAGGTTGTGTAAGCGAATTCAAGAAATGACAACAAACCCCAAAAATCGTTATACAAAAATCGTTATAGAATAGAAACAGCAGGAGGGCTACTCATGAAAATCTTTGATTATCTGCAAAAATACGATTACGAACAATTGGTGCTTTGCCAGGATGAAACTTCCGGATTAAAAGCAATTATTGTGATTCATGATACAACGCTTGGACCAGCTTTGGGTGGTACTCGTATGTGGATGTACAATTCTGAAGAAGAGGCAATTGAGGATGCGCTTCGTTTGTCTCGTGGTATGACGTACAAAGCTGCAGCAGCAGGACTTAATTTGGGTGGCGGAAAAGCGGTTATCATTGGCGATCCGCGTAAAGATAAGAGCGAAGAATTATTCCGTGCGTTTGGTCGTTTCGTTCAAGGTTTAAACGGACGTTATATCACGGCTGAGGATGTAGGCACGACTGTAGCTGACATGGATTTAATTTATCAAGAAACAAATTATGTAACAGGTGTATCTCCAGCATTTGGATCTGGTGGTAATCCTTCTCCAGTAACGGCGTACGGTGTTTATCGTGGGATGAAAGCAGCGGCAAAACGCGGCTTTGGTCATGATGATCTCTCCGGTAAAACGATTGCTGTTCAAGGGGTAGGTAACGTTGCTTACAACTTGTGCCGCTATTTGCATGAAGAAGGGGCAAACCTGATTGTAACAGATATTAACATGGAAAATGTTCAACGCGCGGTAGTAGACTTTGGTGCGAAAGCGGTAGGAGTCAATGAAATCTTTGGCGTTGAATGTGATATCTTCTCTCCTTGCGCACTGGGCGCAATCATCAATGATGACACGATTCCGCAATTCAAAGCGAAAGTAATTGCGGGAGCGGCTAATAACCAGTTGAAGGAAGAACGCCACGGTGACACTATTCAGGAAATGGGCATCGTCTATGCGCCTGACTATGTAATTAACGCAGGTGGTGTCATCAACGTAGCGGATGAATTGCATGGATACAACCGCGAACGTGCGATGAAAAAAGTAGAAACCATTTACGATAACATGAACCGCGTGTTTGAAATTGCCGATCGCGATAATATTCCAACATACAAAGCGGCTGACCGTATGGCAGAAGAGCGTATTGCGCGTTTAGCAAAATCT
It includes:
- a CDS encoding Glu/Leu/Phe/Val dehydrogenase is translated as MKIFDYLQKYDYEQLVLCQDETSGLKAIIVIHDTTLGPALGGTRMWMYNSEEEAIEDALRLSRGMTYKAAAAGLNLGGGKAVIIGDPRKDKSEELFRAFGRFVQGLNGRYITAEDVGTTVADMDLIYQETNYVTGVSPAFGSGGNPSPVTAYGVYRGMKAAAKRGFGHDDLSGKTIAVQGVGNVAYNLCRYLHEEGANLIVTDINMENVQRAVVDFGAKAVGVNEIFGVECDIFSPCALGAIINDDTIPQFKAKVIAGAANNQLKEERHGDTIQEMGIVYAPDYVINAGGVINVADELHGYNRERAMKKVETIYDNMNRVFEIADRDNIPTYKAADRMAEERIARLAKSRNTFLRDPKSNLPK